The following proteins come from a genomic window of Aspergillus luchuensis IFO 4308 DNA, chromosome 3, nearly complete sequence:
- a CDS encoding uncharacterized protein (COG:S;~EggNog:ENOG410PWEJ;~TransMembrane:7 (o14-32i44-67o87-110i122-153o173-191i198-219o239-259i);~antiSMASH:Cluster_3.4) — protein sequence MADSGSWQRYNRDASISITVLGVVFVGLRFSSRHLGKVPLGLEDALIVAALFNLFIIFVLDLVMVKYGLGLHQSTIPIDDIITINKLLLPAEVFYCTSLILTKTSILAMYHRIFHIHQPTRIAVYVLGAITIIRAVSLIIASIFQCIPVARAWDKSLPGRCINLKDTFIANDIVNAITDVVILGLLIGRVWKVQAGWGVRISAIGMISLGGFVVFTSIYRIITLVDIDFDDLTYTLGRSNAWCVIEVSSGIISACLPTLRPLARTLFPRAFSRKLSSQGQGNSRYPKPGNGGLSGDSSRDRVYKRPDLGVESDGDEYSLIVVKVRGRVEGIGFR from the exons ATGGCCGATTCAGGCAGCTGGCAGCGCTACAACCGAGATGCTTCAATATCTATTACAGTGTTGGGTGTTGTCTTCGTGGGACTGCGATTTTCCTCGAGGCATTTGGGAAAGGTACCTCTGGGCTTAGAGGATGCGCTGATTGTGGCCGCGTTG TTTAACTTATTCATCATTTTCGTACTCGACTTAGTGA TGGTAAAATACGGCCTTGGCCTACACCAATCCACTATCCCTATAGATGACATCATAACCATCAACAAA CTCCTACTCCCCGCAGAAGTATTCTACTGTacctccctcatcctcaccaaaaCCTCCATCTTGGCAATGTATCACCGGAtcttccacatccatcaGCCCACACGCATAGCCGTGTACGTCCTGGGAGCGATCACTATCATCAGAGCTGTATCTCTCATTATAGCCTCCATCTTCCAATGTATTCCTGTCGCTCGGGCATGGGACAAATCCCTCCCGGGACGGTGCATTAACCTAAAAGATACATTCATTGCAAATGATATTGTGAATGCTATCACTGATGTGGTCATTCTGGGGCTTTTGATCGGCAGAGTATGGAAAGTGCAGGCTGGGTGGGGGGTTAGAATTAGTGCAATAGGGATGATTTCTTTGGGGGGCTT TGTGGTTTTCACGAGCATATATCGCATCATCACGCTAGTCGATATCGACTTTGATGACTTGACAT ATACTTTGGGCCGATCGAACGCATGGTGCGTTATTGAAGTATCTTCGGGGATTATATCTGCTTGTCTCCCAACTCTGCGTCCGCTGGCAAGGACTCTGTTTCCCCGAGCGTTCAGCAGAAAGCTTTCCTCTCAAGGACAGGGGAATTCACGCTATCCTAAACCAGGGAATGGTGGGTTATCAGGTGATTCTAGCAGAGACAGAGTGTATAAGAGACCAGATCTGGGTGTGGAGTCTGATGGGGATGAGTACTCATTGATAGTGGTTAaggtgagagggagagtcGAAGGAATCGGGTTTCGATAG
- a CDS encoding uncharacterized protein (COG:M;~EggNog:ENOG410Q18J;~InterPro:IPR000845,IPR035994,IPR002110,IPR027417, IPR036770,IPR020683;~PFAM:PF01048,PF12796,PF00023,PF13857,PF13637, PF13606;~antiSMASH:Cluster_3.4;~go_function: GO:0003824 - catalytic activity [Evidence IEA];~go_function: GO:0005515 - protein binding [Evidence IEA];~go_process: GO:0009116 - nucleoside metabolic process [Evidence IEA]), producing MPLRFDPSVYTVGWVCAIKDEVTASRAFLDEEHEQPRRRQNDNNVYIVGRMGEHKVVIAFPGAGSYGADAIAHTVANMVRTFRNIRFGLMVGIGGAAPSAPDPKDPLNDIRLGDVVVSEPKGNYSGVLQYDKGRWKDNGFEIRSHMNKPPKLVLAAMKLLQSDHDIGRGKMTAFIDDIHKSSQLLAWDFRFPGRELDRLYKPDLPHSEGKDFRDYGLEVLEKRLYRETDEPVVHYGIIASANAMMRSVVYRNYLRDTWGVCCFETEAAGLMNDLPCVVIRGIANYSDGHKYDNWQRYAAVTAAAYAKDLLRVVPAEEPGSTGIPSQISEDFSWELREVGKRVAKLDDMITHNHNETILGWLNDFPYDIDNCSIFDGIHPGTGQWLLNSDKFQSWYQAKGQTLLCLGIPGAGKTVMAATIMGYINTHRHVNNLSHALGYVFFSFRYPSQQRTRNIVASILKQLAQQDRQLMQGLQTLYGRHSTRGTQPSTREMVEILCSMSSDRQVYIVIDALDEIQSPMKGPTNFLSELFRIQDATGLNILATSLFAPGIQKIFRERDGCSSLEIRATDEDVRSYIQGNITSLPSFVTQDQAMMDRILEEVPRAASGMFHFAKLCLDSLSDQVSPKRMHQALAELSNNSELQKLAYEKTMERIEAQSPNLRKLALDALSWIVCVGRPLNIRELQHALAIQTGSQSVDTEDVVDAILIVSVCAGLVSVDMESEVVHLVHHTAQGFINNRLEEWFPNAHRRIAETCVTYLSCDWNMSQDAATIVSQHPFYRYAAQYWDYHSRLDPVSDELLLPLLMSKEKVALYAQYMRLLDSRSSDVKLEKPQDITRLHLAAYFGLTNIAKELVKNGGNLDAKDSWGRNVFAWAAEYGRKELFECFYDHVRLWHQKDKFGVTPLQLALLKSHTDVANILENRHVGPEQEKITTPEDELMCEVPMGNQISVEALLCQGVSPNCQQGRRTPLHMAIVGGHLAVGQALLKKGADPNMVDWYGRTPLHYAAGRGREEFVKLLLDYGVDINLKDNNGATPLIRAVAGRHDSIVRLLLDYKPQLDSQDNFGETALIYAVRRGSDEAFSLLLRNGSSLNIQCRKGMTALIRAALVRDVEKARLLLAAKPQIDIRNETGATALICASRKGCYKIVDALIQNGAHLDIEDNDGQTALLFAMRYNHEAVTALLIQSGANVEAGTDKEGWSPLYQAVDRSWSNIVRQLVAKGADVNRQDVNGITALIYGCMYSRSTDCLSSLLEFSAQLDIQDDGGRTALMYAARSCYDEMVIILLESGADWKLRDNEGRTALFYAHTKCDSFSERQDKRDRIIQAFLPYEKFLDGTEAGNEAAQSDDGTACEDKVVSGSE from the exons ATGCCTCTCAGGTTCGATCCTAGCGTGTACACTGTAGGCTGGGTCTGCGCCATCAAAGACGAGGTCACTGCTTCTCGAGCCTTCCTTGATGAGGAACATGAACAGCCTCGTAGACGGCAGAATGATAACAATGTTTATATCGTTGGCCGAATGGGGGAACACAAAGTGGTCATCGCATTCCCTGGAGCGGGCTCATACGGTGCCGATGCCATTGCCCATACAGTGGCTAACATGGTTCGGACATTTCGAAATATCCGATTCGGTCTGATGGTCGGGATAGGCGGAGCGGCACCTTCAGCACCCGACCCTAAGGACCCATTGAATGACATTCGGTTAggagatgttgttgttagtgAGCCGAAGGGAAACTACA GCGGAGTATTGCAGTACGACAAAGGCCGCTGGAAGGATAATGGGTTCGAAATAAGATCGCACATGAATAAACCTCCCAAACTTGTACTGGCTGCGATGAAGTTGCTGCAGTCTGATCATGACATTGGCCGGGGAAAGATGACAGCCTTCATCGATGACATACACAAGTCCAGCCAATTACTAGCATGGGATTTTCGCTTCCCAGGCCGCGAGCTCGATCGACTATACAAGCCAGATCTCCCGCATAGTGAGGGAAAGGATTTCAGGGACTATGGGCTTGAAGTGTTGGAAAAGCGCCTTTATCGTGAAACAGATGAACCTGTCGTTCACTATGGTATTATTGCCTCGGCCAATGCTATGATGAGGTCTGTTGTGTACCGAAATTATCTGAGAGACACCTGGGGTGTGTGCTGTTTTGAAACAGAGGCCGCGGGCCTTATGAATGACCTTCCATGTGTCGTCATCAGAGGAATTGCCAATTACTCCGACGGCCATAAGTACGATAATTGGCAGCGATATGCAGCAGTCACGGCAGCCGCGTATGCCAAAGATCTTCTACGAGTCGTGCCAGCTGAGGAGCCTGGCAGTACCGGAATCCCTTCGCAAATCAGCGAAGACT TTTCGTGGGAATTGAGAGAAGTAGGAAAGCGAGTCGCCAAACTTGATGATATGATAACCCACAACCATAATGAGACAATACTCGGATGGCTCAATGATTTTCCCTACGATATCGACAATTGTTCTATCTTTGATGGAATTCACCCAGGCACCGGCCAGTGGTTATTGAACTCGGACAAATTCCAGTCCTGGTACCAGGCCAAAGGGCAAACACTACTCTGTCTAGGCATTCCTGGCGCAGGGAAGACGGTCATGGCAGCTACCATCATGGGATATATTAATACACACCGGCACGTCAACAATCTGAGTCACGCGCTTGGATATGTGTTCTTCAGCTTCAGATATCCATCACAACAGAGAACCAGGAACATTGTCGCGTCAATTTTGAAGCAGCTTGCCCAACAAGACCGTCAACTGATGCAGGGATTGCAGACTCTTTATGGTCGACATAGTACCAGGGGCACGCAACCGTCAACACGCGAGATGGTCGAAATTCTTTGTTCTATGAGTAGTGATAGGCAGGTATACATTGTTATCGACGCGCTGGATGAGATCCAAAGTCCCATGAAAGGACCGACGAACTTCCTATCGGAGCTTTTTCGGATTCAGGATGCTACTGGCCTAAATATACTCGCAACCTCACTTTTCGCCCCTGGAATTCAAAAGATCTTTAGGGAAAGGGATGGCTGTTCTTCTCTGGAGATACGTGCcacggatgaagatgttcGAAGCTATATTCAAGGAAATATCACTTCCCTGCCGTCCTTTGTTACGCAGGATCAAGCAATGATGGACAGGATCCTGGAGGAAGTTCCCCGGGCTGCTAGCGGAAT GTTCCATTTTGCAAAGCTGTGCCTCGATTCCTTGAGTGACCAAGTCTCACCCAAGCGGATGCACCAGGCATTAGCAGAACTATCCAACAATTCAGAACTTCAGAAATTGGCGTACGAGAAGACCATGGAGCGTATCGAGGCCCAATCACCAAACCTAAGGAAATTGGCCTTAGACGCCCTTTCATGGATCGTATGTGTCGGAAGGCCTCTGAATATTCGTGAATTGCAACATGCATTAGCAATACAAACGGGCAGTCAGTCTGTTGATACGGAAGACGTTGTTGATGCCATATTGATAGTCTCTGTGTGCGCGGGGTTAGTATCTGTCGACATGGAGAGCGAGGTTGTTCATCTCGTCCATCATACTGCGCAGGGCTTTATAAACAATCGTTTGGAAGAATGGTTTCCAAATGCTCATCGAAGAATCGCCGAAACATGCGTCACATATCTGTCCTGTGACTGGAATATGAGTCAGGACGCCGCAACCATAGTATCACAGCATCCCTTTTACCGCTATGCAGCTCAATATTGGGACTACCATTCTCGACTTGACCCAGTAAGTGATGAGCTTCTACTGCCACTTCTGATGTCAAAGGAAAAGGTGGCCTTGTATGCACAGTACATGCGCCTCCTGGATAGCCGCTCTTCTGATGTGAAGCTGGAAAAACCACAAGACATCACCAGGCTTCATTTGGCGGCTTACTTTGGGCTGACCAATATCGCCAAAGAACTTGTCAAGAACGGCGGCAATCTTGATGCAAAGGATAGCTGGGGAAGAAATGTTTTCGCGTGGGCCGCAGAATATGGGCGCAAGGAACTCTTCGAGTGTTTTTACGATCATGTTCGTTTATGGCACCAAAAAGACAAGTTTGGTGTGACGCCGCTGCAACTGGCTTTATTGAAGAGCCACACAGATGTTGCAAATATACTTGAGAATCGGCATGTTGGCCCTGAACAAGAGAAAATCACAACTCCCGAGGATGAATTGATGTGCGAAGTTCCGATGGGTAATCAAATTTCGGTTGAAGCTCTACTATGCCAAGGAGTCTCGCCGAATTGCCAACAGGGTAGGCGTACACCGTTACACATGGCAATTGTTGGTGGTCATCTTGCTGTCGGGCAAGCTCTCCTAAAGAAGGGCGCCGATCCAAACATGGTTGATTGGTACGGACGGACCCCCTTACATTATGCAGccggaaggggaagagaagaatttgTGAAGCTACTCCTGGACTACGGTGTCGACATTAATCTCAAAGACAACAACGGTGCTACTCCTTTGATAAGGGCCGTGGCTGGAAGACATGACTCGATAGTTCGGCTTCTCTTAGACTACAAACCTCAGCTTGACTCACAAGACAATTTTGGTGAAACAGCATTGATCTATGCAGTCAGACGTGGCTCCGATGAGGCGTTTAGTCTACTGCTACGAAATGGCTCCAGTTTAAACATCCAATGCAGAAAGGGTATGACCGCTTTGATTCGTGCAGCTCTTGTGAGAGATGTGGAAAAAGCCCGTCTCTTGCTGGCAGCTAAGCCGCAGATTGACATCCGCAATGAGACAGGCGCCACGGCTTTGATTTGCGCATCCCGGAAAGGGTGCTACAAGATCGTTGATGCACTAATTCAGAATGGAGCCCATCTGGACATTGAAGACAATGACGGTCAGACGGCACTGCTCTTCGCTATGCGATACAATCACGAGGCAGTAACGGCTTTGCTGATACAAAGTGGGGCAAACGTCGAGGCAGGCACTGATAAAGAGGGATGGTCCCCGCTATATCAAGCTGTTGATCGATCTTGGAGTAATATCGTCCGTCAACTAGTAGCAAAGGGCGCAGACGTGAACCGCCAGGATGTGAATGGCATAACAGCCCTGATTTATGGCTGTATGTACAGTAGAAGCACTGATTGCCTTAGTTCCCTTTTGGAATTTAGCGCTCAGCTTGACATTCAGGATGACGGGGGAAGAACTGCTTTGATGTATGCAGCTCGATCGTGCTACGACGAGATGGTCATTATCCTCTTAGAAAGCGGCGCTGACTGGAAGCTGCGCGATAACGAGGGACGGACGGCCTTGTTTTACGCACACACAAAGTGCGACTCGTTCTCTGAACGCCAGGACAAACGTGACAGAATAATCCAGGCGTTTCTGCCTTATGAAAAATTTCTTGATGGGACGGAAGCAGGAAACGAGGCAGCTCAGTCAGATGATGGTACAGCCTGCGAAGACAAGGTGGTATCTGGAAGTGAATAG